TCGTCCCCGAGTAACGGCTATCACAGAATCTCCAGCAGTTAACCCCTACGATTATCGTGGAGTTGGATTAAATGAAAATGTATTCTTTACTCCTCGTGAAATTCCCTCGGTAACGTCCGTTGTGGAAGGAGCGAAATACACGGCATCATCATGGAGAGAGTTTTTTGATACGCACGTAGAACACTGGTCAGATTTGGCTGTGCGTCTAGGGAGCAAATTAATAGAAACTCATCCACAAACTTTTCTATTCGAAGCACAGGGTCGTTGCATGGGATTATCTATGATGTACATGTTAGCTGAAGATATAGAATCTTATAAATTGATACAAAATAACTTAATGACTGTTTCAGCTCTGTACCAAGAAAATAAGAGAGACGGTTTATTGTTATCAGGATCTGATCAAGATTTGGTAGATAGAAGTACTACACTAATTGATTGGTTACAACTTCGAGGAAATAAGTTTCTATCGCATAAGGAAGTCTTTTCTACTGAATCTTGGGGTCTTTTTACATTAAAAAAACAATTTGAGGAAAAGTTAGTAAAAAGTGTCCTTATTACCACACCAAGTCACTCTGTGGTTTTGCAAAAGTTAGGCGACAATATTTACAGACTTACAGATCCAAATTTTGGTCATATTGACTTCACGTCCGTTGAACAAGTTTTCTATTTTGTGGTTGGAATAGTAGAAGAATCCTATGAAATAAAAAGACGTTATGGATTTTCTGATTATATATCCGTCAGAGAACAAATAAAAATACATACCCCAAATGGCCATAAATTTGAAAATACGTTGTTTGCTGGGACTGATTTGGGGTTAACTTCTCAACATCAATCTACTACGCTAGAGAGAATAACAGAAAAAGGCAGTGTTACGATCAACCAAATTAAAACATCGTGGCGTGTCCTTTACCAAATTGGAGGAATCGTTGATCATAAGAGAGTATCGGAAACTACTACGAAAGAGGATCTGTCTCGCTTAAAAATTCATGGGGATGTGTTAAATGACTATCTTTCTAAAAACGTGTTGGACTCAGATACATCAAGTTTAATTCGCACTATCTTAAAAACTTACGGTCTTGAGTCTGGAACAAAACCAGTTGAGGGAAGAGCTATCGTAGATACTCCAAATGAAGTTGTATCTCTCGTACAAACGTCAAAACGCAGAATGGCTAAAATGAAATCTTCATTACAGGCCATGCTAAAGCTTATATCAAATAAACTGAGATCAATATCTGTATCTGATAAAGACCAGGCAAAGATTAAAAGTGCAAGTATTAGTGATGATGACTTGCTAACGATGGAAATAGAAATTTCTGATAAACAAACAAAGACAATCACGTTTGATGGAGAAGGTCTAGCTGTTTCATTTAAGCGTGTTGGCAGAATGCTCAACGAATTGTCTAGCACTGGGGTCTTGGATTTAGACTTGGGAATGTCTGTGGTCTCTCTGGTCCAATATGCTCGTATGGTAGAACAAGGGCAATCTACCGATGCTCTGGCACAATTCAACTTAGCTTTGGATGTTAAAGCTATGTCTGAGTTGACGCTGGGGTCTGCCATTCAGGTGATGGGGAAAAAATTTCTGACAGATTCTGGAGTAAATACTTTAAGTTTAGAAAGTGTCTTAGCGTCTAGGTTGCACACAGCAGCACGTAAAATAGGAGGGAGTACGGGGAGGGCCTTATTAGGAGCAGCAAAAGTTTTAGAACTTCCCATTCTTGAAGCAGTGGCCGGTGTTTGGAACCTTTACAGCAGTATAGAAGTTCTTACACGAGAGACATCTCATAGTGAGCAGATGGCAGCAAGGGTGCAAGTTGCTTTTGATGCTATATCTCTCGCTCTCACGTTGTCGGCTACGGTTGCACCGTCCCTTATGCTGGCAGCAGGTCCTGTTGCAGCAATTGGGATGGGGGCAGCAGCAATTGCACAAAATGTGGCATATCATGAATCACGTCATGAAGCTTGGCTAAGGTATAAAGATTTTTTAGAACAGGGTAGCAAAAATATTGTTGTTAGCTTTCCTGAAAGAGGGATTATCGATTTGTCTGGTAATGGTGTTCTAGGGGATGTTTGTCTGGATTTAAGAAACAATTCACCATTGCTCACAGGGAAGCATTCTTATAACGCTAACCGGTGGATTGGCCACCAGCCAGGTTTATCAGATAGGCAAGTTCGTGAAAAGTTAAGTTATGCCTATAGCATATCTCCAGAAAGAGCATTAGCAAAAGGGCATGCCAATAGTCGTTGGCCCCAAAATATTCCATCTATACCTCCAGGGAATTACCATACAGTTATTGTGGGGTATGGTATTCAATATGAGGCTGTTACCGAAGTAATCTATCTTTCCAATCAAGTAGCATGGAGAGAGGCTGTTATGGAGACAGACTCGTTATATTATAAACCTCCCTTGACAGCTATTTCACAACAAACCACGATTATAGCAGGAGATGAGCCTCTTACCGTATTGCCAGTACGTCTTCTGGATGGAGATTCTAAAAAAGAAAGAAATACTCAGGACGAGAACACCGCAGAGGATGAAGGTGCTACAGAAGATGAGGATGCTCGGGATGATCTACGAAGACGTGTAGAACAAGCAAAATTGTACAAAGATTACAAAATAATTGTTAAGGGGGGATCAGGGGGAGTAATTGTTCAAGTTGGAGGGGCTGGCATTTATGATTTAGAAGGAGATCCAAGAGCTAACAACACCATTTCATTTCGAGCCATACCAGCACCGTACTACGCTGCATTCAATCTTAAAGAGAAGGAATACCAAGAAATACGCCTGGTCGAAAGGGTTGGAAAGAACGAATACAAAATCACCAAGATTTTGAAAGTTCGACAGAGTAATTTCAATACGATTGTTGGATCTGCATCGGAGCACGATTACTTAAGTGGAAACCACGACACAACGTTCTTCTTAAGCCCTATGGGGGCAACCATCTACTCCGGATCGGGTAGCTGTCGATATGACGTACCGGACATTTCAGGCTGTATTATGATTTTTTTGGAAGATAATTCTGTTCAACATAGCATTACACTCCACCAAACTGTTTTCGACATTGTGGCTAAACCGCCGTTTGAAAAACATTATATTCCTATGGCTCTGCTGTTACTTATATTGTCTAAAAAACCGAAACCCAATCCTTTCGTCTCAGGGTTATATATGGGGTATCCGTGGGATTCCTCAACAGAAGATTATGAGAAATGGGTGGATAACGTAGTGGTCAGTTTGGACGATGGAATTGAATTGCGAGCAATGAAAACCCAAGAAGAAGCATTAGTCTTTGGCATTACCAATTGCAACCACTTAAAATGGCAGCAAGCACACCCGGAGGAAGCTGGATACCCTGAAGACATCTTGGAAACTCTAAGGCGTTCGGAGCTTCCTTTTAATAAAACGTTTACCATAGTCAGAAAAGATAGTTCAATTGTATTTGATTTTGAAGATCAAAAGTTTATCTACTATCCTAAGCCGTATGCGCAAATCTCCGTTCGTACTAGTTCCCAATATGATGTAGTTGTTGCAGGAGAAGAGGGGTGTGGTTACATCATAAAATCACTGCCGGGTATTGAATCTAGGAATATTACGATTCAGTTAAAAGGAAGTGTATCGATTGGGGCGATTCTTGATTTTTATTCCTTAGTGATAAGTTCTATAGAAGGTAGATTGCCCTCGGATTCAAATAATACCATGGAATTAACCATTTCTTCTCCTAGATACAGAATTCCTTTGACGCTAACGTGGCCCGGTGAAGTGCCTAGATCAACATTTATAGAAGTTACGGACAGAGTTCATGGAAATTTGGGGAAATGGTACGACATTTTGAATCAAAATCGGGGATCAACACAATCTCTGTACAGACGTAGTATGTTAGCAGCGGACAGAATAGAAAGTGTTGGAAATTTAGATGATACAGTTACTTTACTTGAGCCAGAAAAAGAAAACAATAGTCTCGTCCATATCTTAGGCATAGAAAATAAGGAGGAGACAGAGGTTCAAATTAAGGGAAACATGTATTCGGGAACATTTACAGGAAGCATGGAAAATTTGAGATGGACCACCACAAAGCCTTCTAAAATATTTGAAATCATCGTTCCTCCTCGCAATATCAAGTATCTATCCTTCCAAAGAGGCCGAAAATCCGAAAATATAGTGTTTTATAGTACGATAAAACCATCGATAATTGAGGCGAAAAAACAGCCAATGTCCTTGATATCGAAAGATCAATGGGGGGCGTGTAGTCAAATTAATGTGTATTATACTTCTCTAACACTTGGAGATTTTCGTCGTTATCGTATCAATGATGAGACAGACGCCCTTAGCAGGCAGCTAATGTATGCTCAGGGTTTGGTAAAAATTTATGAACAAGATTTAATAGCAACTTTTTTTTATATTCGTGGAGGCCGCGGAGTAGGTAGTGTTATCTTAAAGTTTAAAGAATTCTTTAATATGTCAATAGGGGAAAACCGAGATTCTTACAAGAATTTGAACGAGCATGTCCCATTAATTAATACAAAATATCGCGACCACTTAGATTTGACATTGGGGTCTGAGAGATTGAATTTAGCAATTTTAGTAAGTGAGTTCCTAGAAACTCATCATGTCACAAGTTTACAACGACACAAAAATGTTCCATACCAATTGGAGTTTCCGCAAAACACATTACGTTTCCCAAATACAAATATTTTTTCGTATACGATTAATCCCAACACTACTAATACTTCAAAAAATGATTTCAACTGGTTGCCAGTGGATACTTCTATCAAAAAGTACGAGTTACCTGGCTTGGCGGTACGGGGTGCTTCGTTGTACCTGGACCCAGTATCCGGAAACTTATTTCTAACCCGTATAAACCGGTTTGGATCGGTTGGGACAGAAGCTCTCCTTATAAAGTTCCCGAATTATAAATGTAAGTGGCGGGAATTTCAAAAAATGATGATACTAGAAAGGAATTTACTTACCGTTTTGAACAGTGAGACGATCTCTAGGTCCGGAATTACTTTTTTTGGGCCATCTGTCCAAAGGATTCGGTTTGATGATATGAACTGGATGAGAGGATTCTCTCGACAGGCCAGCGTCGTTTCAATAGAAGCTGATGTGCATTCAAAAAAAAACCAAGTGGTGCATCTTGATCTTGTTGAAGGTCGAAAGTATCACTCTTTCTTAGATTTGTATGCAGGTGATCTACGAGATCGATTTAATCAATCTGCAGAGGCAAGAACATATGACAACTATCTATTAGCAGAGGCTTTGCACTTATGCGAGGAAAAACAAGAGTGGAAAGTTTCAAAAGATATGTTAAGTGAAGGTGTTGGTTATTATTCTCAAGTATCCTCAACTTGGGTTCAAAAAGAAGTTAAAGAGAATACGCGATTAACGCTATTAGCAAATACTGAAATGTCCTTGATCACATCCCAGGGAGTGATGTTCACAAGACAACAAGAGCGCTCTGGCTTTTTAATACATTATAGAGTGATGGGATTAGATAAAGTGATCGATGACGTTGAATTGTCAACCCAAACTCCAGGCGCATTGCGGTGTAGTCTAAAAACCAACGCTACCATGGTTGTAAGACGCGTCGATAATTCTCAGTACAGTAATAGGAATATTTTTATTGTTGCAGAAATAGTTTCTAAAGAAGAGAAGGATAAGAGCTAAAAATGACAGGCTGTGGGATTTTTACATTTTACTGACAATTAGAGAATAGGAAGCATCAGATTTGTTACGGGTAGCGTGATTCCTGATGGTTTTTTGGCTAACAAATAGTTTAGATTTTTTGCGAAACAATTATTTCTCCGAAGACTTTATTTCTAGCTGAGGTGTAGGTAAGATTTTCCTTATTCCTTCTATTAAGAAAAAAACCAAGAGAGATCCTCCCCAGGCAGTGATTTCTGAGCCGTAGACGTATCCCAGTAAAGAGAGAAAATACACAGTTCCTCCCGTTAAAACAGCGGCAAAAGCGGCAGTTTTGGAGGCCTTGTACCCTAAAAAGCATGATAGCACAGGCACGGATAGGCAACAGACAGATAATCCGTAACCTATTAGTATACAGCGGAAAACGCTCTGTTGAAATGGAATAAATAAGAATGCTGCTATGGGAAGCAGAAAACTACTTAGTTTCGGTTTTTTTCTCAATAGGGGTATATCTGAGTTCAGTAATTGAGATATAGAATTGATAAGAGAATCTGCAGTGGAAAGGATAGCCACAACGATTACGGAGCAAAGGATAGCGGACGTTTTTCCTCCACATACTTGTTGAGTCATTTCAAGAATTGCACTGCCGCCATTGGAGGTGGATGTCATCGCTCTTGCAGTGATGCCCATCCAAATAGGGATTAGCTGAAAGCCGGCAAGTAATATGCCGGCAAGAATTGTAGAAATACTCAAGATTTTCTTGGATCTTGCAGCTAAACAGCGCTGCATCATATCTTGTTCGATAAACATGAAAATAAGGGGCACAAACAATCCTGAAATCAAGCTGCTTTTGGGGAGAGGGGCAGCATCATGCAAGGGAGTAACTATGGCAGTAGTGGGAGAAGAGGCGAGTTTTGCACATACATAAGAGATTGCTGTCATAATGAATAATACTTGGATGACGTCAGTTTTGATGACAGCCTGTAGTCCTCCTTGAGCAGTATACCAAGCGAGCATAATCCACAGGGTCAGGACTAGCCAAGAACCATAGGGTACTGTGGAACAGAGCTTATATAAAGCTATTAACTGTGCCGAAAGTATACAAAACAAGGATCCCACAGAAAGTAGGAAGGCGATACGTCTTAGGTTTGGTGAGGCATAATAATCGCTAAAAACGTCCAGTATAGAGTTATAAGAGCTTGCTGCTAACTTTCTTCCTGGACCAACACCCAAAATAAAGAAGCCAATGACCGTTCCCAATGCCAAGAATATAGCCGAGCATCCATGTTGATAGGCTTCCTCAGATAGACCAATAAGTGAGCCACCACCAATCTGGGTGGCTAGAAAGGTCATAGTGAGGGGAAACCATCCAACATTCCGATTTGCAAGGAAGAATTTTTGATGATTCTGAAAGGAGCTACTTCCTCGAGCAACCAGCAAACATACTCCTTGAAGAATTAGTAAACTGGATAGAAACAAAGCGACGTTCATAGGAGTAGTCCTTGTTTTTTGCCAAGAAATTCTAAGTATAATTTTTATAAAACGAAAGTTTTTTCTAGATTTTGTAAATAAAATGTATAAATAAAACCTTTTATTATCATTTTTCAAATTATTTAATTTTCGTCTTTGGTTTAGGGTTTTCTGAAACGCAACGTCTGATAATCTATATTATGTTGCATATATAGCGGGATTTGAAAAGTAAATGCTTCATATAGAGGAAACTGTTTGTTAACGTTTCTTTATGAATTAATAGTTGTCCATAGAAACCATAGGTCTTTGAGTTTGTAAATCTAAAAATTGATTTTTAATTAAAAAATAAATTAAAATAGACGTGTTTATTTAATTAAATGACTGAAAAGCAATTGGTTTTATTTTAATTTGGGAGTAAAAATGGTTGGAATAATCACTCGTAATACAGCAGACTACGTTGAGCAAAAACGGGTTGAGCTTGGAGAAATAGATTTTTTCTCCCCTAGGGATGCGTTTTGTAAGCCAATTCTAAAGGTGGCTTGGTCTTTATGTAGAGATGCAGCTTGTTTAGCAGAAGCAGCTAAGCAGAATGAGAGAAATCTTCCCCCTCTTCTTGTTAAGGATATTGAAGGGGTATTAATTCAAGCTGGTAGTGTTTTATACGCTTCCTGGGAAGAAGAAGACTTAGGATTTCTTGATAAGTGTTCTGTAATTAACGAATTAAAGGCTGCGGCGGATAGATACGAACAGCTGAAGATAGAACTGGAGGATAGTTTCCACGTAACTCCGTCGAGTACCCCTGGCCGATATGAGAAGCTGCTTAAAGAGCCGACTCAGAATCGCGCCAAAAAAATATTCAGATTGGTGGCATCAGTTATTGCTGTTTTAGCCCCTGTAGTTACCTCGGTTGTTTTGATGGGGCTTGGGGTGATAACTGGAGCTCTGCCCATAGCTTTTGCCGTTATAGTCTGCATGTTCCTAACGCTCTTCCCAGCGATTTGTTTAGTCAAGGAGATATTAGCTTTAAAACATAGCTTAAAAGCGACTTCTGCCAGACAGTCGTTTTTCATTAATAGGACGGCGTAATGAGGTTAATAGGACGGCGTAATGAGGTTATAGTCTCTTAATAAGTAACCCCCTTCTGGGGGTTACTTGATTTTCATGCCGGCGATCCCTTAAACAGCAATTTATTTGCTGGCAGATTCTCTACTATAACTCCCATCTTTTCAGGAGTTCTTTCAGGGCCCATAGGTCGCTTAGGACCCACATAATGCTCCCAGCAAGCCACTTGTATGAAAGTTTTTTCTGATAGAAGTTGTTGTTTTTCTTGATCGCTACCCTTCCATTCCTTTATTTTTTTCTCATAAGAGTCCCTTTTTCTTTGTGCAGCATTTAAAGCTTCCGACTTGGAGGTTGAGTACCCATAATCCCCTAGGGAAGGAGAAGAAAGTATTTTTCCGGCGTAGAAGGTAATTGATTTTCCAGGGAATTTATCCTCCCATTTAATAAATTTTGTTTTTCCGGGGTCTATGGTTTCGAAAAATAGAAATTCCACTCCAAAATCTCGTTTAAAGTCTTCGGCGTTTTTTGTTGTATCCTTGTCGTATAGGCACATCTGCTCGTAAAGATATTGTAACAAAGAGCTTTCTCTCATCCCAAGATCAACGACCAGTCGGGAAGTTATTGATGATTGTTCTTCTGGGGACAATGATGGAGGTTCCAACTTTGAAGTGTCAAGAGATGGGGTATCAGGAACTCTAGGTTCAAGAGGTTCGGGAGCAGTAAGTTCAGGAGAGGTAGGAGTTAATTGAGGCGATGCTAATTTTGGTTCCTCAAACTTGACCCACTCCCCTTTATGGGAATATTTGTAGTAGAAGGCAGTCTTTAGGATGATTTTTAGAGCGAAAGCAATAATTGTCAGAGGTAGAAGTAGGACGCCAACAAAGACTTTAATAATGACTTCTGTGCGAGGAATGGGCAGTTTTTTTTCTTCAATAACTACAGATCCATTTTCGGATACATCTAAAAAACAGATGCATGCAGGAGAAACAGATAGGATTCTGTCTAAAATCGATATACTTTTTTCGAGACATCCACCCTTCGACTCCATGAATTTTGGGGAAAATTGAAAAGTAGTAATCAGAGAAGAAATCATAATAGGCTCCACTTTAAGAAATTAAACTTAGTATTTTCAGTTTAAATCTTGAACGACAACCCCGTAGGGAAGAGATTTCCCAGAGGTTTTAAACAACAAACAAAAAGTTTTGCAAAGATCAAGAAAGGATAGAAAACCTCACATTTAGATTTTCTAAGACAGCTTGTACGCGTTCTTTCTTATCGGATGAAAGTGACTGATATGTCCAGTCACCCGTCTGCAGTATAGGGGCTTTTACAAGCACAGATCTTTCAGAGGCTTTACCTTTCCATTCTTTTAAAGTCATTGAGTAGGTTTTCAATTTTGATTCAAGGAAGAGTTCTCCAGCATAGCACCCTAAGGTAGGAATCGAATCTACGAAAAACACAATGATCCGGTTTGGGAATTTACTTGGCCATTCTATGGACATACATTCTCCCGGATCCATGGTTTTCTTAGATACAAACCTAATGTGGAATTCTTTTTCTAGTTCTTCAAGGGTTTTTTCGCCTGAAGAATGTTTTTCTCGAATTTTCTGGTAGAGTTCTTTCAGGATAAACACTTCTCCATTGCTAAGCTGCGATCCTAGTCGTTGAACTATGCTTCTGTATTCTTTCCGTGAAAGAGGTTGGAGTAATTCTTTGGGTTCTTCGGCTTTCACTTCTACCCACTCTTTGGAAGAGGTTTCCTTGCAATAGAAAGCCATTCTTAGAATTATCCTTAGAGCCAAGGCAATAATTGTTAGAGGGAGTAGGAGAATCCCAATGACAACCTTTGCTAAAATTTCTACCGAGGATATGAGTAGAAGCTCTTCTCTGATGAGGACGTTTCCGGTATCAGACACATCTATAAAACGGATACATCTGGAGGATATTGCCAAGACTCGGTCCAAAAAGGCAAGAGACCTTTCCAGGCATCCCCCATTGCTTTTTTCAATAAATTTGGTGGAGAAACTAAAAGATACTGAAGGAGAATAAAACATAAAAAACCCCATTGCAAGATAACCATTTTAATTGGGTTAGAGGAATTTCAATTGGGTGGCGACCTTCTTGATAATTTTAAATGCGATGCCTTTCTAAGAACTCATTGAGTAGCTTGTGTGATAGAGAGCTTTCCGCAATAACCATTATCTGCTCTCCTAATTGCGAAAACACTGGTTGATAATTCCAATAACCTACTTGCAGTATCTGTTCTTCTCTAAGAAGAGCCTCCCGAGCCTCTTTAGAGCCCTGCCAAAAAGTAAACATACTGGTGTAAGAGGCTACTTTCTTCTCTAACGGGAGGCGCCCTCTTTCGAAGGAAGAATAAAGAACATATCCATCCCCGTTTCTCATTGCTTTAGGATTACGGATAAAGAACCGCTTTCCAGTTAAACCAGGTGTATCAGGGTACTCAAAGATCAAATCTTCTTCAAGACTTAGATCTTTTTCGGAAAGGATAACTACATTAAATTTTCTTTGCAGGTCTTCCTTCGTCTGAATGTCGTGATTTTTAATCGCTTGTTGCTCTTCTTCTAATTCTTGTATGGCCCGATCGATCTCTTGTACTTCCTCTTGTTTTTTGGTAACAGTTGCTGATAGGGAGGATTTTACTTGATCATCTTCAGGCGTAAATTCGGCAACCTTTTGGAGGCGCTCCTCTAACTGTTTTATCTGCATCAAGGTTTCTTCCTTCCTAGCGATCTCTGTTTGCATTTCTTGGCTGATTGCCTCGATTCTCTGTCGCCTAGAGATGAGATCCCGCACCTCAGCATAAAATTTTTCTACCGGCCGCATTTCTTCCTCGGAGAGAGAATTTTTTAGGCGAGTTTTCAATAAAGAGCGCTCTGTTTCAGAAAAGTTCCTGATCGAGACAGAAGGCTCTAAATCTTTAAGAAGCTCTCTCTCTGCTATTTTTTGAGGCGCATCCTTCTTGGAGGATGGAAGTTGCTTTTTTTCTATTTCTGGGGTCGGAGGAGCAAGGTGGACCCATTCCTCGCTAGAAGGTGTTTTATAGCAGAAGGCGGTTCTCAGAATGATTTTTAGAGCAATAGCGATAATTGTTAGGGGTAAAAGAAGAACTCCTATGACGACTTTAGCCAGGATTTCTAGTGAGGAAATTTGAATAGACTCTTCTCTAATTACTGGGATCCCTTTTTCAGATATGTCGACAAACTGGATGCATCTGGAGGAAACAGCTAAGGCTCTGTCTAAAAGAGATAAAGCTTTCTCTAGACTCCCTCCTTGAGTTTTTTGGATAAAAACCGGAGAGAATTTGAATGAAGACACGGAATAAAAATCCATAGTGAACCCCAAATAACAAGAGACACATTATATATTACCACTATTTTTTTAACATTAAAAATGAATAACTTATTTGTTGGTTTTGTTAATTGATAAACTAAAAAATTAGTTTATTTGTTAAGATTTATTAATGTTTTTAAATTTTACTATCCACCTACGTCTTACAAAACTATTAGGTGTTGAAAATTAGCCATGTTTTGGAGCCTTTTTCGCTTTAGCCATTAATTTTTCAAAGAAGATGTCAAAATCTTGGTATACTTCAAAAGAGGTAAGTTTGAGTTGTATTTTGAGAAAATTCTCTACCAAAGAAAGAGTTTCAAAAAAGGCAGAGTGAGTGTTTATCAATAGATCTTTATCTTCCTGTGAAAACTCTATGACTTCTTTTTGAAAAGGTTTTGAGGAGTCGTCGTTGACGGAACTTCGGCTCAACTGTTTTTCTAGGTTTTGAAGGAACAAATTGGTGTCATTACAGATGATTAAACAGGGAGAAGT
This sequence is a window from Chlamydiifrater volucris. Protein-coding genes within it:
- a CDS encoding LifA/Efa1-related large cytotoxin, with the protein product MSFPDKINPSRPPRHHNETLLHSQNFSTSPTNIDNDITLYNTLVNQDNTTEDVVKIGELIQESINKTLEQRNPEQVVTEVTPARHTGNWKTSLLFNTSRLLAHLFSATVQPVRPTRPTQFTFRPHAEKTKASSVTKYANSTRDNVAFPTTSTLLASTSKHSRSSVSKAKKTPKKQFSRKKRTVDAENKVEVIKYDLTDENIIVKLGLTPTQIDSCPKAINNLKKAINRYNSLRNNKNSRTGQSLLVKQSEFLEQIQTKLKLSDTHKSFEVMSMIKAEYKSHRVPVEKLVHGIWVAGSPPEGTEAYIKTFLQAYDDFKFYLWVDDSAYGAAKFSSIMKKNAFDVAISKLKESIPESHQQFIKQYNDLRKEYDNTQNPKLQKQYLKDIQAMRESYEALNKSIKNTFNALLLKETVVQQDHFFNFCLLKGLNSISDETRIEFLTKEMSLPKEEISEYRKLIENNKRKIQKLVDTVNADLKKTRVFIKDIKELDAMSNRINQYNYNMEMLLRWNYAAATDQTRMYMLLEHGGIYTDLDMMPAYSSAINKQIYDVGGDSFFEDLSIRRAISGITLKLVNENSQSLSLQDIAQEVDLSKISEENQQKLSTLIDNLKSFAQAHDGKSFFERMDSSIIRDTMPILQRYHKWSTGWNVRGLNGLMMSHKGSSTVEAVIRAQQQAYEHQKTLRQNVVSREFFDSLQELSEFDAMAVIGGELVKDYLGGSLFYNFRQDSITPGAVSTLGISGPDLIMRTMKKFFREQGPIGKDFLENGGRKLGKNVFLGAYREKPKEGAKQERGVESITFDWLNPLTVGANDVTPADESTWCGIKSRDAGDLLFSDPVKINTKPLKFVSKTKVNIKEFTESWSDSAKSVCPEDLLQRFNKIIAGPSFDIGEISELDVALTLAKRQMSDDKIAQEAVFSLQLQLAELVRSTQFPVSNSVSFVLDARSNFESDLSKAVKLYLKADLQTTINLWTSSLGNKVLFLKDMLSVSERILAISNFIDSVDETVPSLKEIDLLTAYSELKAKESFDLLSSQEVDKFLEISTQIAENPRLQNKINEIEYNIDSGYLYKYHEKLLTSYLSLSDSDFKKKVLIFAKNLSKDNSLTKQDQKKQNSWYEEICNKIYERRVANPVSKMQDFMKNFEGNNRVVVRDLDVYLAGHPLFEKIQKNGYAFQDFQTLGQLILANSGVSGILSTHPVFPAPSRLLVDVVKSKLEDDYDKMNEAMSLVYDLLASEKNGKERKQIYESLEAAGLEMLGEMLSPYTPQQLLVPPSDNSVTALGRRYGIEHGRETEQVVVNLAPGIFNPAGYTMERYLEALYEIHREIHEGSLTEETAQTILRDKDSACFINREGIQALLQYAASRYYCSLTEVHRILTNQFFLAEATGSLLSGAFPGIDQITSVDQSLNRPRVTAITESPAVNPYDYRGVGLNENVFFTPREIPSVTSVVEGAKYTASSWREFFDTHVEHWSDLAVRLGSKLIETHPQTFLFEAQGRCMGLSMMYMLAEDIESYKLIQNNLMTVSALYQENKRDGLLLSGSDQDLVDRSTTLIDWLQLRGNKFLSHKEVFSTESWGLFTLKKQFEEKLVKSVLITTPSHSVVLQKLGDNIYRLTDPNFGHIDFTSVEQVFYFVVGIVEESYEIKRRYGFSDYISVREQIKIHTPNGHKFENTLFAGTDLGLTSQHQSTTLERITEKGSVTINQIKTSWRVLYQIGGIVDHKRVSETTTKEDLSRLKIHGDVLNDYLSKNVLDSDTSSLIRTILKTYGLESGTKPVEGRAIVDTPNEVVSLVQTSKRRMAKMKSSLQAMLKLISNKLRSISVSDKDQAKIKSASISDDDLLTMEIEISDKQTKTITFDGEGLAVSFKRVGRMLNELSSTGVLDLDLGMSVVSLVQYARMVEQGQSTDALAQFNLALDVKAMSELTLGSAIQVMGKKFLTDSGVNTLSLESVLASRLHTAARKIGGSTGRALLGAAKVLELPILEAVAGVWNLYSSIEVLTRETSHSEQMAARVQVAFDAISLALTLSATVAPSLMLAAGPVAAIGMGAAAIAQNVAYHESRHEAWLRYKDFLEQGSKNIVVSFPERGIIDLSGNGVLGDVCLDLRNNSPLLTGKHSYNANRWIGHQPGLSDRQVREKLSYAYSISPERALAKGHANSRWPQNIPSIPPGNYHTVIVGYGIQYEAVTEVIYLSNQVAWREAVMETDSLYYKPPLTAISQQTTIIAGDEPLTVLPVRLLDGDSKKERNTQDENTAEDEGATEDEDARDDLRRRVEQAKLYKDYKIIVKGGSGGVIVQVGGAGIYDLEGDPRANNTISFRAIPAPYYAAFNLKEKEYQEIRLVERVGKNEYKITKILKVRQSNFNTIVGSASEHDYLSGNHDTTFFLSPMGATIYSGSGSCRYDVPDISGCIMIFLEDNSVQHSITLHQTVFDIVAKPPFEKHYIPMALLLLILSKKPKPNPFVSGLYMGYPWDSSTEDYEKWVDNVVVSLDDGIELRAMKTQEEALVFGITNCNHLKWQQAHPEEAGYPEDILETLRRSELPFNKTFTIVRKDSSIVFDFEDQKFIYYPKPYAQISVRTSSQYDVVVAGEEGCGYIIKSLPGIESRNITIQLKGSVSIGAILDFYSLVISSIEGRLPSDSNNTMELTISSPRYRIPLTLTWPGEVPRSTFIEVTDRVHGNLGKWYDILNQNRGSTQSLYRRSMLAADRIESVGNLDDTVTLLEPEKENNSLVHILGIENKEETEVQIKGNMYSGTFTGSMENLRWTTTKPSKIFEIIVPPRNIKYLSFQRGRKSENIVFYSTIKPSIIEAKKQPMSLISKDQWGACSQINVYYTSLTLGDFRRYRINDETDALSRQLMYAQGLVKIYEQDLIATFFYIRGGRGVGSVILKFKEFFNMSIGENRDSYKNLNEHVPLINTKYRDHLDLTLGSERLNLAILVSEFLETHHVTSLQRHKNVPYQLEFPQNTLRFPNTNIFSYTINPNTTNTSKNDFNWLPVDTSIKKYELPGLAVRGASLYLDPVSGNLFLTRINRFGSVGTEALLIKFPNYKCKWREFQKMMILERNLLTVLNSETISRSGITFFGPSVQRIRFDDMNWMRGFSRQASVVSIEADVHSKKNQVVHLDLVEGRKYHSFLDLYAGDLRDRFNQSAEARTYDNYLLAEALHLCEEKQEWKVSKDMLSEGVGYYSQVSSTWVQKEVKENTRLTLLANTEMSLITSQGVMFTRQQERSGFLIHYRVMGLDKVIDDVELSTQTPGALRCSLKTNATMVVRRVDNSQYSNRNIFIVAEIVSKEEKDKS
- a CDS encoding sodium:solute symporter family protein — its product is MNVALFLSSLLILQGVCLLVARGSSSFQNHQKFFLANRNVGWFPLTMTFLATQIGGGSLIGLSEEAYQHGCSAIFLALGTVIGFFILGVGPGRKLAASSYNSILDVFSDYYASPNLRRIAFLLSVGSLFCILSAQLIALYKLCSTVPYGSWLVLTLWIMLAWYTAQGGLQAVIKTDVIQVLFIMTAISYVCAKLASSPTTAIVTPLHDAAPLPKSSLISGLFVPLIFMFIEQDMMQRCLAARSKKILSISTILAGILLAGFQLIPIWMGITARAMTSTSNGGSAILEMTQQVCGGKTSAILCSVIVVAILSTADSLINSISQLLNSDIPLLRKKPKLSSFLLPIAAFLFIPFQQSVFRCILIGYGLSVCCLSVPVLSCFLGYKASKTAAFAAVLTGGTVYFLSLLGYVYGSEITAWGGSLLVFFLIEGIRKILPTPQLEIKSSEK